In one Saimiri boliviensis isolate mSaiBol1 chromosome 19, mSaiBol1.pri, whole genome shotgun sequence genomic region, the following are encoded:
- the MYOC gene encoding myocilin has protein sequence MPAVQLLLLACLVWDVGARTAQLRKANDRNGRCQYTFSVASPNESSCPEQGQAMSVIHNLQRDSSTQRLDLEATKARLSSLENLIHQLSLDQAAKPQETQDGLQKELGTLKQERDQLEAQTRELETAYSNLLQDKSVLEEEKKRLRQENEHLARRLESSSQEVARLRRGQCPQTRDTARDVPLGSREVSTWNLDTLAFQELKSELTEVPASRILKESPSGHLRSGEGANGCGELVWVGEPLTLRTAETITGKYGVWMRDPKPTYPYTQETTWRIDTVGTDVRQVFEYDLISQFMQGYPSKIHVLPRPLESTGAVVYAGSLYFQGAESRTVIRYELNTETLKAEKEIPGAGYHGQFPYSWGGYTDIDMAVDESGLWVIYSTDEAKGAIVLSKLNPENLELEQTWETNIRKQSVANAFIICGTLYTVSSYSSADATVNFAYDTGTGISKTLTIPFKNRYKYSSMIDYNPLEKKLFAWDNLNMVTYDIRLSKM, from the exons ATGCCAGCTGtccagctgctgcttctggcCTGCCTGGTGTGGGATGTGGGGGCCAGGACAGCTCAGCTCCGGAAAGCCAATGACCGGAATGGCCGATGCCAGTATACTTTCAGTGTGGCCAGTCCCAATGAATCCAGCTGCCCAGAGCAGGGCCAGGCCATGTCAGTCATTCATAACCTACAGAGAGACAGCAGCACCCAGCGCTTAGACCTGGAGGCCACCAAAGCTCGGCTCAGCTCCCTGGAGAACCTCATTCACCAGCTGTCCTTGGACCAGGCTGCCAAGCCCCAAGAGACCCAGGACGGGCTGCAGAAGGAGCTGGGCACCCTGAAGCAGGAGCGGGACCAGCTGGAAGCCCAAACCAGAGAGTTGGAGACCGCCTATAGCAACCTCCTCCAAGACAAGTCAGTtctggaggaagagaagaagcggctgaggcaagagaatgagcATCTGGCCAGAAGGTTGGAAAGCAGCAGCCAGGAGGTAGCAAGGCTGAGAAGGGGCCAGTGTCCCCAGACTCGAGACACTGCTCGGGATGTGCCATTAGGCTCCAGAGAAG TTTCTACATGGAATTTGGACACTTTGGCCTTCCAGGAACTGAAGTCTGAGCTAACTGAGGTTCCTGCTTCCCGAATTTTGAAGGAGAGCCCATCTGGCCATCTCAGGAGTGGAGAGGGAGCCAACG GATGCGGAGAACTAGTTTGGGTAGGAGAGCCTCTCACACTGAGAACAGCAGAAACAATTACTGGCAAGTATGGTGTGTGGATGCGAGACCCCAAGCCCACCTACCCCTACACCCAGGAGACCACGTGGCGAATCGACACAGTTGGCACAGACGTCCGTCAGGTTTTTGAGTATGACCTCATCAGCCAGTTTATGCAGGGCTACCCTTCCAAGATTCATGTACTGCCCAGGCCACTGGAAAGCACAGGCGCTGTAGTGTATGCAGGGAGCCTCTATTTCCAGGGCGCTGAGTCCAGAACTGTCATAAGATATGAGCTGAATACCGAGACATTGAAGGCTGAGAAGGAAATCCCTGGAGCTGGCTACCATGGACAGTTCCCGTATTCTTGGGGTGGCTACACAGACATTGACATGGCTGTGGATGAGTCAGGCCTCTGGGTCATTTACAGCACAGATGAAGCAAAAGGTGCCATTGTCCTCTCCAAACTGAATCCAGAGAATCTGGAACTCGAACAAACCTGGGAGACAAACATCCGTAAGCAGTCAGTCGCCAATGCCTTCATCATCTGTGGCACCTTGTACACCGTCAGCAGCTACTCCTCAGCAGATGCTACTGTCAACTTTGCTTATGACACAGGCACAGGTATTAGCAAGACCCTGACCATCCCATTCAAAAACCGCTACAAATACAGCAGCATGATTGACTACAACCCCCTGGAGAAGAAGCTCTTCGCCTGGGACAACTTGAACATGGTTACTTATGACATCAGGCTCTCCAAGATGTGA